The nucleotide sequence GCGCGCTCGCGCCAAGGAGCGGATCTTCAGCCTGCGCAACGCTTTCGGCCAGTGGGAGCCGCGACGGCAGCGCCCCGAACTGTGGAACCTCTACAACGGCCGTCACCGCCCCGGCGAGCAGGTCCGCGTCTTCCCGCTGTCCAACTGGACCGAGGCGGACGTCTGGAACTACATCGCGCGGGAGAAGGTCGAGCTGCCGTCGATCTACTACGCGCACCGGCGCGAGGTCTACCAGCGCGATGGCATGTGGCTGGCCGAAGGGCCGTGGGGCGGCCCGAGGCCGGACGAGGTCGTCAAGGAACTGACCGTGCGCTACCGGACCGTCGGCGACGGTTCGTGCACGGGCGCCATCGAATCGACCGCCGCCACGGTGGACGAGGTCATCGCCGAGGTCTCGGCCTCCCGGCTCACCGAACGCGGCGCCACCCGCGCCGACGACCGGATGTCGGAGGCGGCGATGGAAGACCGCAAGCGGGAAGGGTACTTCTGATGTCCAGCCTCCTCAGGCTCGCGACCGCGGGCAGCGTGGACGACGGGAAGTCGACCCTGGTCGGGCGGCTCCTGTACGACACCAAATCCGTCCTCGCGGACCAGCTGGACGCGGTCACCCGTGCCAGTGTCGACAAAGGACTGTCCACTCCGGACTTGTCCCTGCTCGTGGACGGCCTGCGCTCGGAACGCGAGCAGGGCATCACGATCGACGTGGCGTACCGGTACTTCGCCACTCCGAAGCGTAGTTTCGTGCTCGCCGACACGCCGGGCCACGTGCAGTACACGCGGAACACGGTGACCGGGGCGTCCACCGCGCAGCTGGCCGTGCTGCTGGTCGACGCGCGCAAGGGCGTCATCGAGCAGACGCGCCGTCACGCCGCGGTGCTCGCGCTGCTGGGCGTCCCGAACCTGGTGCTGGCGGTGAACAAGATCGACCTCGTCGGCTACGACGAAGCGACGTTCACCGTCATCGCCGAGGAGTTCGCCGAGCACGCCGCGTCCCTGGGCTACGAACGGGGTTCCGTGCTCGCGGTGCCGGTTTCGGCGCTGGTGGGCGACAACGTGGCGGAGAAGTCGGACAAGACCCCCTGGTACTCCGGTCCGACGCTGCTGGAGCACCTGGAAACCGTGCCGGTGGCGCCGGATCCGCACGATTCGGCGTTCCGCTTCCCGGTGCAGTACGTGATCCGGCCGCGCACGGCCGACCACCCCGACTACCGCGGGTACGCGGGGCAGATCGCGGCGGGAACCGTCCGGCCGGGCGACGAGATCGTCGTGCTGCCGCAGGGAATCCGCAGCCGGGTGGAAGCCATCGACACCGCCGACGGGCCGCTCGCCGAAGCCGGCGCCGGCACCTCGGTGACCCTGTTGCTCACCGACGACGTCGACATCTCGCGGGGCGACCTGATCGCCGCCGCGGACCGGCAGCCGACGGTGACCGACGAGATCACCGCGACCCTGTGCTGGCTCTCGGGCAAGCCCCTCAAACCGGGCGCGCGAGTGCTGGTGAAGCACGGGACGCGGACGGTGCAGGCTCTCGTCGGTGAACTCCACGCACGGTTCGACGAGCAGACTTTGTCCAGTGTGGACGATCCGGGCACGTTGGAGCTCAATGACATCGGCCGGGTCACGCTCCGGCTGGCCGAGGAGATCGGTGTCGACGACTACGGCGTCAGCCCGCGGACGGGCGCCTTCCTGGTCATCGACCCGAAGGACGGCGATACACTGGCTGCCGGACTCGTCGGCGAAAGGTTCGCATGACCCCACCGCTCCTCGCCGTCGCCCACGGCAGCCGCGATCCCCGGTCGGCCGCGACCATCCGCGCCCTGCTCGACGTCTCCCGTGGGCTGGCGCCGGATCTCGACGTTCGCGAGTCCTTTTTGGATCTCTCGGAGCCGCTGCTCACCGACGCCCTGCGCGGTCTCTACGCCGAGGGACATCGCGAGGTCGTCGTGGTGCCCCTGCTGCTCGGCGTGGCCTATCACGCCAGGGTCGACCTGCCCGCGCTCGTCGCCGAGGCGACCGCGGACTGCCCGGGTCTCGACGTGCGGGTTTCCGGGGTGCTGGGCATCGACCCGCTCATCGAGACGGTCGCGCTGGACCGGCTCGCCGAGGCGGGCGCCGACCTGGACGATCCCGGGCTGGGAGTCCTGCTGGCCGGCGTCGGTTCGTCGAACGTCGCGGCGAACGACGCGGTCGCCGGGATCACCACCCGCTGGCACCTGCGTCGCGGGCTGCTCGCGACCCCGGCCTTCGCCAGCGCCGCGCAGCCGGACGTGCCCGCCGCCATCGCGCGGCTGCGGCTCAACGGCGCACAGCGGCTCGCGGTCGCGGGCTGGTTCCTCGCGCCGGGGCTGCTGCCCGACCGGATCGCGCGACTGGCCAGGGAAGCCGACCCGTCGGTGATCGTCGCCGGGGCGCTGGGGCCGGATCCGCGGATCGCCGGGCTCGTCCTGGACCGCTACGACGTCGCGGCCGCCCGGCTCGCCGCTTGATCGTTCATCGGCAGAGTAGAACGTTTCGTCCCGTTCGGACCCATGATGCCGATCTTCGGTGGGTCTCATTCCCATTTCCGTCACACCCCGCGTATGGCAACGGAGATTTCTTGACGAGTTACTTAACTTGCCGGTAACTCTCTAAACGCTGCGCAGCTCCCTCTCTCCCCATCGAACCCCCAGGTAGGTGGAACATGAAGGCTGCCATCCGTGCTCTCGTCTGCGCCTCGGCCGTGCTCGTCCCGCTCGCCGGTCTCGCCGCACCGGCTTCCGCGGCGACCACCGTCGTCTTCGACTGCGAGGCGAAACCGCCGCTCGTCGGCAACAAGTACCTCAAGCTGAACCAGGACGCCGACGTCACCGCTCCGGCCACGGTCGCTCCAGGCGCCGCGCTCGACGTCGTCATCGACCCGGCGCCGAACACCGTCCCGGCCGAGGTCAGCGGCTACCAGGTCAAGAACATCAAGGACTTCTCCCTGAAGATCCCGATCCCGGCGAACTCGACCTGGGTGGGCGCCGACCTCGCGGGCGGCTCCGGCATCGGCTCGACCCCGCCGAAGATCACCGTCTCCGGCAGCGTCGCGACGCTGAGCTTCCCGGGCCCGATCGCGGGCGGCTCGACGTTCGAACTGCCGACCGTGACCGCGCACCTGACCGCGGGTTCGTCCGGCACCATCGAGACGAAACTGGGCGGGACCAGCTACAGCGATCCTGGCCTGACGTTCACCGCCGTGGTCAGCGCCGGTTTCGACGTCTCCGCCCCGACCGCCTGTTTCCCGAACCCGAGCCCGACCTTCACCACGACGACGATCGGCTGACCTGTGCCTGCGCCACCGTCTCCGATGGTGGCGCAGGCCACTGCCCGGCCCGACTTCGCCCGTGCGAAGGTGGGGCATGGCTGACGAACTGGTGCACTACGACGTGGTGGGCGGCACCGCCACGATCACCTTGGACTCCCCGCACAACCGCAACGCGCTCTCCGCCCAGCTGCGGCGTGAACTGAGCGAATCGCTGGACAAGGCGCGGGCGGACGACGCCGTGCGGGTCATCGTGCTCACCCACACCGGGCCGGTGTTCTGCGCGGGCATGGATCTCAAGGAGGCCCGCGGCGCCGGTGCGGGCGCCCAGGGCGTCAACGAGTTCCCGAAGATCCTCGAGCAGCTGTGGACCAGCCCCAAACCTGTCGTGGCCAAGCTGGCGGGCCCCGCGCGGGCGGGCGGTATCGGCATGGTGGCCGCGACCGACATCGCCGTGGCCGTCCACGAAGCGACCTTCGCCTTCTCCGAGGTGCGGATCGGCGTCATTCCCGCCGTCATCTCGCTCACCGTGCTGCCGCGGCTCAACGCCCGCGCCGCGCACGAGCTCTTCCTGACCGGTGACACCTTCGACGCGAAACGCGCCGTCGAGATCGGCCTGCTGAACTCCGCGGTCCCTGCCGACGCACTCGACGACGAGGTCGCCCGCTACGTCAAGGCGCTCGCCCTCGGCGGACCGAAGGCGCTCGCGGCGACGAAGGAACTGCTCAGCAAGCCTCGCCCGGCGACACCGTCCGAAGGCTTCGAGGCCATGAACAAGCTGTCCGCCGGGTTCTTCGCGAGCGAAGAAGGCCAGGAGGGCATCACGGCCTTCGCGCAGAAGCGCAAGCCGAACTGGGTCCCGGAGGCCTAATCCGGCAGGACGACAGTGAGGCGCCGGGAGTCCTTCCGGTCACCGGAGGGCCCCAGCGCCCGCTGCGCGTCGGAAAGCACGCTGCGGACGGCCAGGTACGCCTTGGGATCGCGCTCTCGGAGACCGGAGGAGCCGGACCAGATCAACACGTGCTCGCCTGCCGGGAGCCACGACAGGTCGGTGAGGCAGTCGTAGAGCGCGTCGAGGTTCTTCCCGAAGTAATCGGGGAACGACAACGCCTCCGCGATCGCATCGAGCGTCGTGTCCTTGTCGACCGTCCGCGTGCCGTCGAGCAGATGCGGATACGCGCCACGGGCGAACGCCTTGTCCGCCGCTTCCTTGCCCGCGCTCATCGGCTGGGATCCACAACGACGAAGGACTTGTAGTGGTCCTCGGTGTAGTACAGCTCCTTGCCGCTACCGGTCACCAGCCGCCTGGCCCCGCGATCAGGGCTGCCCGGCGTCTTGACCGTGTATTCCCGGTAGTAGCCGGAACCCTTGGCGGGCAAGACCTTCTCCCGGTTCTGGAAGGTGACGTCGTCGTTGCGCGGATACGGGTACGGCCCGCCGGCCTGGATGAGTTTCCAGGTGTCGGACGCCTGCTGGGGAAGTCCGGTGAGCGGTTTGACCGGGAGGCCGGACTCCGCACCCGCGACCTTCCCCTTCGCTTGGCCCGCCGCGCCCTCACCCGACGGCGCGGCCGAAGCGGACGAACTCGCCGGAGCGCTCTTCGTGTCGTCACCGCTGATGCCGTCCTTGACGAACCAGCCTGCGAGCACCAGCACGATCAGGCCGATCAGGGCGGCGGTGATCCGCCTACGGTTGAACATGGTGTGCCAGCTTAGGACGGCCGGTCGGAGTCGTTCGCATCGCGGGCCGCGCCGAAGAGTCGGGCGACCTTGCCGAACACCGAGTCGAGCACCCAGGCCGCGACCAGGCACAGCGGCACGACGACCGCCATGACCAGCACGAACTGCACGGGAAACGGAGCCTGCGCGAGCCACAGTTCGACGCCGTCCCACCAGTCCGCAAGCCCGTTGAACACGACTGTGAGCCTACGCTCGCACCCACTGCCACCGCCGGTCAGGCCATGTAAGTTGCTGACATGTTCGCCGTTTACGCATCCGAACCCAACGCCGAAAAGCCGCTGGACTCGCTCGTGATCGGCGAGCGACCCGAGCCCGACGTGCCCGAAGGCTGGGTGCGGGTCAACGTCAAGGCCGCCAGCCTCAACATGCACGACCTGTGGACGTTGCGCGGCGTCGGCATCAAACCCGAGCAGTTCCCGATGATCCTGGGCTGCGACGGGGCGGGGACCCTCGACGACGGCACCGAGGTCGTCGTTCATTCGGTGATCAACGCCCCGGGCTGGCAGGGCGACGACACTCTCGACCCGAAGCGCACTCTGCTCACGGAGAAGCACCAAGGCACCTTCGCCGAGCAGGTCGTGGTTCCGGCGCGCAACGTCGTGCCGAAGCCGTCGAGCCTGACCTTCGCGGAAGCCGCGACCATGGGCACGGCGTGGCTGACGGCGTACCGGATGCTGTTCGTGAAGTCCGGGCTGCGACCGGGGCAGACGATGCTCGTGCAGGGCGCCTCCGGCGGCGTCTCGACCGCTCTCGTCCAACTGGGGCGCGCGGCCGGGTTCCGAGTCTGGGTGACCGGGCGTAGCGAGGAAAAGCGTGCGCTGGCCGAGAGTCTGGGCGCACATCAGACCTTTGAGTCCGGCGCGCGGCTGCCGGAGCGGGTCGACGCCGTCTTCGAAACCGTCGGGAAGGCGACCTGGTCGCACTCGGTGAAGTCGCTCAAACCGGGCGGGATCATCGTCGTTTCGGGCTCGACCAGCGGACCGGACGCTCACGCGGAGTTGCAGCGCGTGTTCTTTCTGCAACTGCGTATCGCGGGTTCGACCATGGGGACCAGGGACGAACTGAACGATCTCCTCGCCTACCTGGAACTCACGGGGGTCCGTCCGCAGATCGGCGCCGAACTGCCTTTCGCCGAAGCCCGGACAGGGTTTGAGAACATGCTCCAGGGGGAAACTTCCGGCAAGGTGGTCTTCACTCATTCATCGGAGGGGTAAGCCCTCCCTCTCGTCGGCACGACGCGCGCACACAGGCGCACGCCCGCGCGTTCCGCCCAGGTCAAGCAGTCATTTCGCAGTCTTGTCAAGTGTCAAGAACGTTATGACTCAGGGAGCTTTTCACGACCAAAGTTCGACCAAAATCCGACCTCTCGCGGTTAGCCTGGAGAGATGACCGCATCGCAGCGGCCCGAACCGGCGGACCCCGGGGGCCGGACCAGCACCGAAGCCGACCCGATCCGCGTCTCGTTCCGGCGCTACGCCGGTGTTCGCACCAGAGTGCTCGAGGTCGGGCCGCAGCCGATGGAGTCCATCGACCGCGCACCCCGCCGGGTACTCGGCAAGCGGGCCACCGCGCGCGGACAGGTCAAGCCCACGGCGCCGAGGCTGGTGCTGCTGCACGGCTATTGCGACAGCGCCGACACCTGGCGGCCGGTGCTGGAGCTGCTCGCGGCCGCCGGCGTTCCGGCGGTCGCGGTCGATCTGCCCGGATTCGGTGACGCTCAGCCACTGCGGCCGGGCCCGATGCTCCCGCAGCTGGACGCGTTCACCGCGGCCGTGGTCAAGGAGCAGGCCGTACTCGGCACCGTCGTGCTCGCCGGCAACTCGCTCGGCGGCACGATGAGCCTCCGCGCCGCGGAGAACCAGCGGCTGCCGGTCGCGGGCGTGGTGTCGATCGCCGCGCCCGGTTTCGTGGACAGCTGGCTCATCCGCACCGTGGCCCGGTACCCGCTGCCGCTCCGGATGTACTCCACCCTGCCGCTGCCGATCCCCGGTTTTCTCGTGCGCGCCGTCGCCGAGCAGGTCGTCCCCCGGCTGCTGTACGCCGACTCCTCCGCCGCGGACGCCGACCAGGTCCGCCGGTTCACCTCGCTCTTCCCGGACTACCGGTCCACGACCACCCGGCTCGAACAGGCGAGGCAACTCGTCGAAGAGCTGGCGACCGCGTACCGGCTCGAGGAGATCCGGGTCCCGCTCCTGGTGGTCGTCTGCGGCAAGGACAAGCTGGTCAGCGCCGCCTCCGGGCGCCAGCTGCACGCGCTGGTCCCGCACAGCAGGCTGATGGTGCGGGAGGACTGGGGCCACTGCCCGCAGCTGGATGACCCGGTCGAGATCTCCGAGCTGCTGACCTACTTCTCCGCCGGCGCGTCCAGGCCGTCGAAGATCGCCGCTCGCGTGGCCGCCGAAGTGAGCGAGGACACCGTCGCCGGATAGGTGCGATGTCCGGTCTCCCGCTACGGTGCCCTTCGGACTGTGACCCAGTTCGAAAGTCACAACCTGTTGGGAGACGACGATGTCCGCACCGCGCAGCCTGGGCTCGGGAACCGGGATTTTCCGCCGTAAACCGATCGACCAGATCCAAGAACTCAGTGGGGGCGGAGGTCTCCAACGCACGCTCGGCCTGCGGCAGCTGACCGCGATCGGCGTCGGGGGCATCATCGGCGCGGGGATCTTCTCCCTGGCCGGCGCGGTCGCGAACAAAACGGCCGGACCCGCCGTGCTCATCTCGTTCCTCATCGCGGGTATCGCCAGCGCCGCCGCCGCGTTCTCCTACGCCGAGTTCGCCGGGCTGATCCCCCGCGCCGGATCGGCCTACACCTACGGCTACACCGTGCTGGGCGAGATCGTCGGCTGGTTCATCGGCTGGGACCTGCTGCTGGAGTACACCGCGATCGTGGCGGTGGTCGCGATCGGCATCTCCGGCTACTTCAATGAACTGCTGGGCTATCTCAACATCGAGCTCCCGACCTGGATGCTGGGCGCTCCGGGCACCGAAACGGGGGATGTCGCGCCGGGGTCCTACAAGATCAACCTGTTCGCCGTGCTGCTGTGCCTGTTGATCGCCTTCATCCTGAACCAGGGCATGAAGAACGCGGCCCGGTTCGAAACGCTGCTGGTCTACCTGAAGGTCGGCCTGGTCCTGCTGGTCATCGTCGTCGGCGTCTTCCACATCAACACCGACAACTACTCGAACTTCTTCCCCTTCGGCCTCAGCGGCGCCTTCACCGGCGCGGCGACCGTGTTCTTCGCGGTCTTCGGTTACGACGCCATGTCCACCGCGGCCGAGGAATCGACCGACTCCCAGAAGCACATGCCGAAGGCGATCCTCTACTCGCTCGCCATCTCGATGGTGCTCTACGTGCTGGCCTGCCTGGTCTTGACCGGGATGGTCAACTACAAGGACATCGACAGCGAGGCCGCCTTCTCCAGTGCCTTCGCCGGCCTCGGCATGAAGTGGCTCGGCCTGATCATCGCCGTCGGCGCGATCATCGGTATCACCACGGTGCTGTTCACCTTCCTCATGGGAGCGAGCCGGGTCGGCTACTCGATGAGCCGCGACGGCCTGCTGCCCAAGTGGTTCAGCAAGACCCATCCGGTGCGGAAGGTGCCGAGCCGGATGACCTGGGTGCTCGGTATCGCGTCGGCGGTCATCGCCGGGCTGCTGCCCATCGGCGAGGCCGCGGAACTGACGAACATCGGCATCCTGCTCGCGTTCGTCGTCGTCTGCATCGCGGTGATCGTGCTCCGCTACAAGCAGCCCGACCTGCCCCGCACGTTCAAGACGCCGGGCATGCCGGTCGTGCCGATCATCGGCGTCGTCTTCTCGATCTGGCTGATCACGTTCCTGAACCCGGAGACCTGGCTGCGGTTCGCGGCCTGGTTCGTCGTCGGCCTCATCATCTACTTCGCCTACAGCCGCCGTCACTCCGCGATGAACGCGGACAACGGCGACGCGAAGCAGGTCAGCGGAGACGACTCAAACGCGTAGCGGCTTCGCGGGCTTCGGCCTCGAGGCGTTCGACGATCGACGCCGCCGGGCCGGAGCCCGCGAGTTCATAGGTCTGCCCCGCGTAGAGGGACATGATCTCGGGGTCGCCCGCCTTGCCCGCCGCCGCACGGATCGGTTTGGTCAGGTTGTTGACCTCCGGATACGCCGACGGCGCCGTCGCCGTGAAATCCGCGACCACGCGGTTGACCAGCGACCGGGCGGGACGCCCGCTGAACGCCCTGGTGAACGCCGTCGGCCTGCCTCCGTCCGCGAGCGCCCGCCGGTGCGCGGGCTGCGTCCCCGCCTCGTCCGCCCGCAGGAAAGCGGTGCCCAGCTGTGCCGCGACGGCCCCCGCCGCCAGCACCGCCGCGACATCGGCGCCGTGCACGAGGCCACCCGTCGCGACGAGCGGCAAAGCCGTCCGCGCCGAGACCAGGCGAAGCAGGCTGAGGACGCCGTACTGCGCACCCCCGCCTTCGGATCCGGGCTCGTCAGCGAAGATCCCTCGATGCGCTCCGGCCTCGAAACCCTGGACCACGAGAGCGTCCGCGCCGACGGCCACGGCCTGATCGGCTTCCCCCGGGTCGGTGACGGTGACGGCCACCTTGCTCCCGTTGGCGTGCAAGCGTTCGACGTCCTCGGGCGAAGGTGTGCCGAAGGTGAACGAAACGACCGGCACCTTCCGCTCCAGGACGACCTCGAGCTTCGCGGCATAGGCGTCGTCGTCCCAGCGCGGCTCACCGGGCTCGACACCGTGACGTTCGGCCTCGGCGCGCCAGCGCTCGATGTGCGCGCCGAGATCCGCTCCGGCGGCCCCGCCCGGGACGAAGAGGTTCACGCCGAACGGCTCGCCGGTCAGCTCGGCCGTCTTCACGATCCGGTCCGAGAGGGCGTCGGCGCTCAGATAGCCCCCGGCCAGGAAACCGAATCCCCCCGCCGCGGTCACCGCGGCCACGAGCTCGGGAGTGGTCGGCCCGCCCGCCATCGGGGCCGCGATCACGGGGAAACGCAGATCTTCGAACACGTTTCCGACGATAGCCCCCTTGCGGTGACACGGAATGTGACGTTCGAGTCACTCCAAGGTTTCACCTTGGTGGTCTAGACCTTTAACGCGGAAAATGCGACGATCGGACAGCCGTGACGCGCGTCACGTTCCTCTCTGTCCCCAGGAGGCACCCGGTGAAGACCTTGAAAGCGCGGCTGGGCCGCGCCTTCGTCGGGGTGGCGCTGCTCGCCGGCGCCACCACCGCAGCCGCCCCCGTCGCCGACGCGGCCACCCCGCCACTGCAGGCGATCGTCCCGGTCCCGGTCTCGGTGCGAGCGGTCACCGGTTCCGACCACACCCTGACCGCGAACACCAAGATCCACACCCAGGCCGGTTCGGCACCGGCCAAGGCCGTCGGTGACTATCTCGCCGGAATCCTCCGTGCCTCCACCGGCTTTCCCCTGCCCGTCTCCGACGCACCGTCGGGCACACCGGCCGACGGAATCTCACTCCTGCTGTCCGGCGCCGACTCTCGCGTCGGCGACCAGGGCTACCAGCTCAACTCGACATCCGCTTCGGTCGTCCTGCGCGCGACGACGGCGCAAGGTCTCTTCGGCGGCGTGCAGACGCTGCGGCAGCTGCTGCCGGGCAAGATCGAAAGCTCCACGGTCCAGCAAGGCCCCTGGACCATCCCGGGTGCCGACATCCTGGACTACCCGCGATTCGGCTACCGCGGCGCGATGCTCGACGTCGCCCGGCACTTCCATCCGGTCGCCACGGTCAAGCGGTACATCGACCAGCTGGCGCAGTACAAGATCAACAATCTGCACCTGCACCTCGCCGACGACCAGGGCTGGCGCATCCAGATCGACAGCTGGCCGCGACTGACCACCTACGGCGGCAGCACCCAGGTCGGCGGTGGCGCCGGCGGCTACTACACCAAGGCCCAGTACACGGAGATCGTGAACTACGCGGCCTCGCGGTTCATCACGGTCATCCCGGAGATCGACATGCCCGGGCACACCAATGCCGCCCTGGCCTCCTATGCCGAGCTGAACTGCGACAACACCGCTCCCCCGCTGCGCACCGACACCGCCGTCGGCTACAGCTCGCTCTGCATCTCGAAGGAGATCACCTACACCTTCGTCAACGACGTCATCCGCGAGGTCGCCGCGCTGACGCCCGGGCCGTACTTCCACCTTGGCGGTGACGAGGCCCAGGCCACCAGCGACGCGGACTACCGCACGTTCATGAACCGGGTGCTGCCGATGGTGGCCGCCGCCGGCAAGCAGGTCGTCGGCTGGCACGAGATCGGCAAGGCCACCTTGCCCGCCACTGCCACCCCGCAGTTCTGGGGCACGACCACGTCCAGCACAGAGGTCTCGAACGCCGTCGCCCGCGGCAGCAAGGTGATCCTGTCGCCGGCGAACAAGGCCTACCTGGACATGAAGTACAACTCCAGTACCCCGATCGGGCTCTCGTGGGCCGGCTACATCGAGGTCCAGGACGCCTACAATTGGAACCCGGGCGCCTACCTGTCCGGCGTGCCCGAAACCGCCGTCCGCGGCGTCGAATCGCCGCTGTGGACGGAAACCGTGGTCACCCCGGCGAACATCGACTACCTCGCCTTCCCCCGGCTCCCCGCGCACGCCGAGCTCGGCTGGTCGCCGTGGTCGACCCACGATTGGAACACCTTCCGAGTGCGCCTCGGCGCTCAAGCCCCGCGGTGGCAGGCACAGGGCCTCGGCTACTACAAGTCGAGTCAGGTGCCCTGGGAAACCGGATCCGGAAACCCGGGTACCTGCTCGCTCCCCGCCTGGGACCGCGCTTCGGTCTACACCGGCGGAGCGACCGTCTCCCACAACGGGCGCAAGTGGACGGCGCAGTGGTGGACGCAAGGCGAGGAACCCGGCGCAGGCGGCCAATGGGGTGTCTGGCGCGACAACGGCACCTGCTGACCCTTCCGGCGGCCCGCTCGGCCCTCGTCCCGGGCCGGGCGGGCTACGGTGGTCCCATGGCCGCAGACCTCGAACTCGTCCGCACACTTTCCTTACGCGAAAACGGACTCGCGACCGTCTCGACGGTCCGCGCGGACGGCACCGTCCACTCCTCGGTGGTCAACGCCGGCGTCTTCGAAGACCCGGTCACCAAGGCGCCGGGAGTCGCCTTCGTGGCGATGGGCGGAGTG is from Amycolatopsis lurida and encodes:
- a CDS encoding family 20 glycosylhydrolase codes for the protein MKTLKARLGRAFVGVALLAGATTAAAPVADAATPPLQAIVPVPVSVRAVTGSDHTLTANTKIHTQAGSAPAKAVGDYLAGILRASTGFPLPVSDAPSGTPADGISLLLSGADSRVGDQGYQLNSTSASVVLRATTAQGLFGGVQTLRQLLPGKIESSTVQQGPWTIPGADILDYPRFGYRGAMLDVARHFHPVATVKRYIDQLAQYKINNLHLHLADDQGWRIQIDSWPRLTTYGGSTQVGGGAGGYYTKAQYTEIVNYAASRFITVIPEIDMPGHTNAALASYAELNCDNTAPPLRTDTAVGYSSLCISKEITYTFVNDVIREVAALTPGPYFHLGGDEAQATSDADYRTFMNRVLPMVAAAGKQVVGWHEIGKATLPATATPQFWGTTTSSTEVSNAVARGSKVILSPANKAYLDMKYNSSTPIGLSWAGYIEVQDAYNWNPGAYLSGVPETAVRGVESPLWTETVVTPANIDYLAFPRLPAHAELGWSPWSTHDWNTFRVRLGAQAPRWQAQGLGYYKSSQVPWETGSGNPGTCSLPAWDRASVYTGGATVSHNGRKWTAQWWTQGEEPGAGGQWGVWRDNGTC